AACATTTAAGTGATtatcattttgatttaaattaatAGCTAAGTAtcgaaacattgaaatttggaaaagcGGTCACATTTATCTACAACAGTCACGACGTGAAACAAACGGTCTTAGTCGCTAGTAGCGTAAAAAGCGTTTTAAACTAGCGCGACAGCAAATTGTTGGTAGCGCATGATCCGAACTACACTTTTCTATATTGATTCGGGAAATGGTACGATAAATAGTAAAGTCCTACTGTGTATAATACTTGAAGCGGCATAAtccgtaggtatatttttcctCCCCGTCTTACTCGACGTTTCTGCTTTTCCGCACCGTGTATATGGAAAATACGCACCAGTTGGTTTTTTCATTCGTCTAAACGTTTTACGAAAATAAAGTATTCGCATTTGTGTTCAAGTTTTAAAAGACGCATGAACGGAAGCGCACGCGTTCTAAGTTAGCgctaaacaatatttttaaatcttgtaatgttcatatttttgccattttagaTTTATTATCTTTTTCAATACTTCAAAAGTACTTGTATAGTTGCCATCTTTACAGCAGCAAAATTTATGGGAAAAAAACTGCACTTcattaaaggaaaaaattggtgttttcGTTTGATTGGAAAGATTTCAATCTTGTATTCATATCATCTCTTCGATACTTGATAATTTTGCAAATGATTTCCTACAACCGTGTGGATtacaaactacaaaaaatatgtagttaaaaaaaaacaaaaacatcatGAAACGATGACATTTTATAATAATAGgtatagaaaaagaaataaaataggtacatataaaattacAGTTTTCAACGTACAACATTTTAATACAAAATAccgataaaatgaaaatttaagtaTAAATTGATTAACAAAATTCAACTCCCAATCCTACAAAatcctattgaaaaaaaaaatttcacagcaacttcattaaaaataaaatctactatcatgataattaaaaatagaatcTCGTAATACTTGAAgaacaaaaataacgaaattaaataaaatgtgAAGAAAACAAGACTAAAATTTTTGACGACCTTAAATTTAAACGGAAACACACACGTAAATAATATTCATAACCATAAATAATAGTTTCAACATGAAACACGGAATTTATTGAAGGAAATCATCATTTGCCAAatcatgacaaaaaaaaagctgCGTGCATAATTAAAGTTCGTCGTGTTGATCAATTATAGTTTCTTTTATGTCTTTCATCAAACAAGCAGCCGGTGTATGGAATTCCAATAAATATTCACATCTACTTGGTTCTGAAGCTCCTACAACTTCGGTATTTGTGCTACAAGTTAATCTCACCTGAAAAcagttttcaataaatatttccaaccaagtatttttgaaaaaaaaaatcataatgatATTAAAATAATCATACATGCGCTTGTCTCTGAGGACCATTCCAGCACGACTGTCCTCCACTGTAGAACATTACGTCATATTTATTATCTACCCAACTATTCCAAGATCCCAAGCGAGTTTCAGATCCTCCATCTTTAGGACGTTGACTGACCTACGAATTaaatgttgaattattcgtATGCATagaattaattcattttatagCATTACAGTTGACGGATGGGATTGAATTGGATTGGATTATATACCTCGTCAAATGGGCATAACTTATAAGTATATTCTCTATCTGTATATTCGTAACATTCTCCAACAAGATACGCAAATTCGTCTTCTTTTCCATAATCTTTTTCAAGTGATTCTTCTATTTGTTTGATTTCACGTTGAATATCTCTCAAGTTACGAACAGCATCATCGAACCCGGTTCTAGCTTCATTAGCCTCTAAAATACAAAGtaaatactcattttttaaacaccaGTCGATGTTTtacgatgaaaatatttacgAATATAAAATAATACGAACCGTTGATAATTTTAGTAGTTTCTTCGTCGTATTCCTGCTTCGGTTCTTCATCGGGAACGGATTCTACATCATCGGTACCAGGTTCAGAATCTTCTGGTAATTCATCTTTATCTTCATCATCTTCTTCAATTTCGCCTTTTAATTCTTGATGGTCTTCGGAAATTTCCTCTTTTTCGATATCATGATCCGATTCAGTTTCTTTTTGTTCTAAATTAATCTGGAATTTGTATTTAGACGCTTGAGTAAATTGTTGAAACACGGAAATCACaaattgaacaatatttttacatttttcactaTGTTTAGTTGTTTGATGTATTCCCATCCGGTAGATACGAAATGCTCGAAAGGAATTTGCGATTCGCCGGTAAGAATGgcctgaaagaaaaaaatcataatttaataTTATAATGCAAGAAACTATTATTCGAGTtgaaaaccgaaataaattcCGGAACTTTCACCACTTACTTTGGTTTCTTCTTCTGATACGATTCCATCTTTATTCTGATCTAATACCGATAATTTTGATACTTCGGCGGCATCCAAACTGAAAAGagtaaattttgtataaaacaGCAGTAGTTGTGAAATTAATCATAAAGTTCACAAGTTCACACGCttactttccatctccattactATCCACTTGGTTGAAGGTCTCCAGcgcttctttttcatttttcaaacgctCTTCTTCCTcgtgtaattttcttttttgctcTTCTAATTGTTTGTACACATCTAAAGCTTCTTTCTCTTTGGcttcaattcgatttttaatacCTTCTTTttcgcttttcaaaatttccgctTCGGATTGTTCTTTCATCAGTTCTAAAAGCTTGTACTGTGAAGGGAAAATAATATTGTTAGAATTAAACACGAATAAtatacgatttttgaaactcgatcGTTTTAGATATTAAAACGAGAAGTTTCGAGCAGGATTTCTTACTTGTTTGTCTCGTTTCAATTGTTTTCCCTTCAAGCTGagctcatttttaattttactgcCTTCTTTGATAATAGCCACGATACGTGCTTCTTCTTCTCTCGCAGCTTGGCCTAACTCGTAGCAATTATTTTCGCATTGTGTTTCAGTGGTATATTCATCGGAACCATCGCAGCAATCTATAAATCATCCTTAAATCAACATTTTCGTGAACTATACATGTTGAGGTAAAGAATGGACTATTAATACGTACCACAAATGCCATCGTTCACTCTGGAAGATGGTATAAACGAAGGTTTATGTCCTATATTATTGCAATAAAAACTACCATTGGGGCATGCTGATGTACCGGGCTCATCGCTGCCATCACCTAAACAGTCGCAATAATCGTCGTTGATACGTTCATAAGGCATCGTTGCACTGCCATCGAAACACGTGAAGTATTTATCCACTGCATATAACGAAACCACTGTAAACATATAAATCTTGACTTGAGTATACAGTTTCTCAAAGATATTCCGGTGCGAAAGTGTGATGTTTCTTCAGTATTTTCGCGATACGAAAATGGAAGGAAGATAGTATTCCTACAAAGTTCATCAATGTACTTACTCGACAGAGAAACTCCTCTAGGCCTTTGTACTGTGTCGGAATAACATGCAACCATAAAATGgcaaattacaaataattttacGAACATGATGAGGCGAATGGCGAATGCAATCCGGAAAAGAACACTTGAAAGTAAGGAGCTGATGACTGGCCTTAAATTCTAAAACAAACACTTGACATTGATTTTTGATAGATGGGTATGTAATTTATCCCTTTAAAAACGCCAGTCACTGGgaaacattttctgaatttatGGCTGCAAGATGGCTGCAAGTCGCCgcatcataaaatttttgagtgttatcttttttgataaaaaaatcggaATCATCAACCGTGCCGTGACACCGAATGACAGCAGACGTGAGCGTGATCAGAGACACCGTAAAAATAACCGTAACGTAACGTAATGTCATTCCGTTGATTAGGTTAGGTTAAAgtactttttactaaaaaaaaaattaaaattattattaattactGGCCTTACTGGTTACTGCAAGTCTGCAACTTCTGCAAGTCAGCATTCAGCAAATTCAATTCGGCAAACTgaactgaaattattttcataaagcAAATTCGTTTCTTTTCATGCAAAATTTGCTAGCTAGCATGATTGATCTCTCGACTCTCTCGTAAAAGTCGTATCGCTCACTTTCTTTACAAGTTTTGGTTGCGTCGTCGCCTGTGTCtatcttttttttcgttttgtgcAGAAAGTTTGATTGAATCAAATTCTAAACTCGAATGtataattattatgtacttatatgtacGAATAATGAAGTTTCAATTTCGGAATTCAGACCTTTGCAAGGTGAATATTGACACTTGACACGTTGACAGTCATGGGAGTGAAAGATTCTCTGCTTCGCTACCTActatatcaaaaatcaaaatcaggatCAGCCCCTTATATCGTAATTATCGTCTCGCAATTCgcaaaaatggaatatttttcagaaaaattttcatagtagaaatttgaaataagacAAATTCAAACATATAGTAAGGAACTTACTCTGTCTACGTTGGAGTTCATGTCATCAGTCATTCAAGTACCAAACAGGATGATTGGCTTGACTAGAACTAGGTGAACATATTCTTGTAAATTAGTTTACACCCTAAAATGGGAAAAGTAAAACGAAAGCACGAATCGGTATGTTTATCCTTCAACTTCATCAtttaggtatttgaatttttccatcacACTTGAAATTATGCATGTCGAATAAAAGAGTACttaaagtataggtacctaattcaaattcCTAATACTGAAAAATAAACCATGACAAAAACTTATTTTCCACTTATTCTCCACTTATTCATTGATAATTTGACTGGAATAATTAAATGGTAGCCCTTATTCGATTACGTGTATTAATCCATGAATCCAGCACTCATTTTATGAATGAATAAGTTGTGGGTTCATCATTATCTACTTTCGACATTGAATGAACTTCAAAAACAAAGATCAGCTCATTTATTTTTGTGCTTGTTATGTAATATAACTATTCTGGAACTTCAACTAGcaatgaataataattattaccGTCGGATGAAGAATATAGAAGAATTAGTAATCATTTCATCGCagttgttttttctctcttcaatGTAAACATACGACAGAATGGAATGATATGTATTTTAATGGCGTTATTTTTAGAAACGTTAGCGATGATTCAGCAGCGTGAAATAGCAATCGGAATTTGCccaaaatataaaaacataAACAGTCATTagtctaaaaataaaattaaaatagttTAAATAAACTCAGAATCTTATAATCTCCTGAAAAATCGACCTCTCTATACCGCGTACTTGTATACATCGACGTTTGTTcgcgaattttcaagtttttacctattttttcgtaattttaaaagtaAGGAACTGTTAATCTtatagtttaaaaattttttaaattgaaaattatctcaaaattgtTTTAGATGTCGTTGGTTCCTTTGTTATTCCGCGATTGGTGGGATGAATTCGATCATTTCGACAGAGAACGTCCTAGCAGAATACTGGATCAACATTTCGGATTAGGACTGAAAAAAGATGATTTATTAACAAATTACTCTTCATTATCGTCACCCTTGCTCAGACCAGGAAGATATTTCAGACCATGGAAAGAATTAATTCCTCGCCAGAACAGCGGTAGTTCTTTAATAAAAACCGAGGGCAAAGGATTCGAGGttagtacataatttttttttttttttttacaataatctCAGGGAGAcccttcaaaactttttattaaaaaaaaactctgcgAAGATATTTGAAATTGGGatcacaatattttgaaaatttgatatgaaTAAAAATCGATGTATGTATCGAAGATCTTACTaaatttagaacatttttttcttccagaaTCACACACCTACTCACTTAAACAATAACGAGTATTATTTACAAATTAATAGGCTAGATAATACAAACATAAACGTATTCTCaagttatatgtatgtagaGTGAAGGGTAGAATTTCTTCATATTTActtgaaaaacacaaat
The sequence above is a segment of the Planococcus citri chromosome 3, ihPlaCitr1.1, whole genome shotgun sequence genome. Coding sequences within it:
- the LOC135839775 gene encoding glucosidase 2 subunit beta-like codes for the protein MFVKLFVICHFMVACYSDTVQRPRGVSLSMVSLYAVDKYFTCFDGSATMPYERINDDYCDCLGDGSDEPGTSACPNGSFYCNNIGHKPSFIPSSRVNDGICDCCDGSDEYTTETQCENNCYELGQAAREEEARIVAIIKEGSKIKNELSLKGKQLKRDKQYKLLELMKEQSEAEILKSEKEGIKNRIEAKEKEALDVYKQLEEQKRKLHEEEERLKNEKEALETFNQVDSNGDGNLDAAEVSKLSVLDQNKDGIVSEEETKAILTGESQIPFEHFVSTGWEYIKQLNIVKNINLEQKETESDHDIEKEEISEDHQELKGEIEEDDEDKDELPEDSEPGTDDVESVPDEEPKQEYDEETTKIINEANEARTGFDDAVRNLRDIQREIKQIEESLEKDYGKEDEFAYLVGECYEYTDREYTYKLCPFDEVSQRPKDGGSETRLGSWNSWVDNKYDVMFYSGGQSCWNGPQRQAHVRLTCSTNTEVVGASEPSRCEYLLEFHTPAACLMKDIKETIIDQHDEL